A part of Synechococcus sp. KORDI-49 genomic DNA contains:
- a CDS encoding class I SAM-dependent methyltransferase, which yields MPAVRVLEESQRYKLDGSDDALFYSEPRFVHHLDAGFRATLTQLYRERIPPCAVVLDLMSSWVSHLPEEIAYDEVIGHGLNDEELAANPRLDRHWVQNLNRDQVLPLEDASVDVTLIVAGWQYLQQPEAIAAELLRVTRPNGVLICAFSNRMFFSKAPQIWTDGDDRDHLSYVATVLMAQGWPKPEIIAEQTRGQGVMGLLGGKGDPFFAVVANKALG from the coding sequence ATGCCCGCCGTCCGCGTTCTTGAAGAGTCCCAGCGCTACAAGCTGGATGGCAGTGACGATGCTCTCTTCTACAGCGAGCCCCGCTTCGTGCATCACCTGGATGCCGGCTTCCGGGCGACCCTGACGCAGCTCTACCGGGAGCGGATCCCCCCCTGCGCCGTGGTGCTGGATCTGATGAGCAGCTGGGTCAGCCACCTGCCTGAGGAGATCGCCTACGACGAGGTGATCGGTCACGGTCTCAATGACGAGGAGCTGGCGGCGAATCCACGGCTCGACCGCCATTGGGTCCAGAACCTCAACCGCGATCAGGTGCTGCCGCTTGAGGATGCCAGTGTTGACGTCACCCTGATCGTGGCGGGCTGGCAGTATCTGCAGCAGCCGGAGGCCATCGCCGCTGAGCTTCTTCGAGTGACCCGGCCGAATGGGGTGCTGATCTGTGCCTTCAGCAACCGGATGTTCTTCAGCAAGGCACCCCAGATCTGGACCGATGGTGACGACCGCGATCACCTCTCCTACGTCGCCACCGTGCTGATGGCCCAGGGATGGCCGAAGCCCGAGATCATCGCCGAACAGACCCGTGGGCAGGGCGTGATGGGTCTGCTCGGAGGCAAGGGCGATCCGTTCTTTGCGGTGGTGGCCAACAAGGCTCTGGGCTGA
- a CDS encoding chlorophyll a/b-binding protein: protein MTRPAFLYEQPERFGESLTTSRPWNTTALASVERLNGRAAMIGFTAAVVGELISGHGIVGQLTAVVRWYLELG from the coding sequence ATGACCCGCCCGGCCTTTCTGTACGAGCAACCGGAGCGATTCGGGGAATCCCTCACCACCTCCCGCCCGTGGAACACAACGGCCCTGGCTTCGGTCGAACGTCTCAACGGCAGAGCCGCGATGATCGGTTTCACGGCCGCTGTGGTCGGGGAACTGATCAGCGGACACGGCATCGTCGGTCAGCTGACGGCGGTGGTGCGCTGGTACCTGGAGCTGGGCTGA
- a CDS encoding DUF427 domain-containing protein yields the protein MTVERVSSYPRPPRLEPSHEHILVKALGQTLVETTRSLRVLETFHPPTYYLPPEAMRSDLIQPVGGRPSFCEWKGVASYFDVVVADRRLARAVWTYPSPSERFRELAGWFALYPQMMDGCWVEGERVIPQQGGFYGGWITSRVEGPFKGDPNHPELI from the coding sequence ATGACCGTGGAACGGGTCAGCAGCTACCCAAGACCCCCTCGCCTCGAGCCCAGCCATGAGCACATCCTGGTGAAGGCTCTGGGGCAGACCCTGGTGGAAACGACCCGCAGCCTGCGGGTGCTCGAGACCTTTCATCCACCGACCTACTACCTGCCGCCGGAGGCGATGCGATCGGATCTGATCCAACCGGTGGGCGGACGACCATCGTTCTGCGAATGGAAGGGGGTCGCCAGCTACTTCGATGTCGTCGTTGCAGACCGACGTCTGGCCCGAGCGGTCTGGACCTATCCGAGTCCATCGGAGCGATTCCGCGAGCTGGCCGGCTGGTTCGCCCTCTATCCACAGATGATGGATGGGTGCTGGGTTGAGGGAGAACGGGTCATCCCGCAACAGGGGGGGTTCTACGGAGGCTGGATCACCTCCCGGGTGGAGGGACCCTTCAAAGGGGATCCGAACCACCCTGAGTTGATCTGA
- a CDS encoding DUF1543 domain-containing protein: MDLFLVVLGGRIKGCHVELHDVRWVVGDCFDDTIPDLRRQWIGQRRGMHVDSYRRITRVDGHRVEVLEEPETEARRSGTPQLWFVNLGAYDPNDMAERHRFGLLVATSSQAAKARAKRLWLREYDQVHKDDLHCLAPPEELDDLLPIEGNGRWRLQLTPLDHGEDPPETPDWYGYRVL; this comes from the coding sequence ATGGATCTGTTCCTCGTCGTTCTCGGCGGCCGAATCAAGGGATGTCATGTGGAACTTCACGACGTGCGCTGGGTGGTGGGCGACTGCTTTGACGACACCATCCCGGATCTGCGCCGGCAGTGGATCGGTCAGCGCCGGGGGATGCATGTGGACAGCTACCGGCGCATCACCCGTGTGGATGGCCACCGTGTGGAGGTGCTGGAAGAACCGGAGACGGAGGCCCGCAGGAGCGGAACACCGCAACTCTGGTTCGTGAATCTGGGCGCCTATGACCCGAACGACATGGCGGAACGCCATCGCTTCGGGCTGCTGGTGGCCACCTCATCCCAGGCCGCCAAGGCCAGGGCGAAACGGCTGTGGCTGAGGGAATACGACCAGGTGCACAAGGATGATCTGCACTGTCTGGCACCACCGGAGGAGCTGGATGATCTGCTGCCGATCGAAGGGAACGGACGCTGGCGGCTGCAGCTGACCCCGCTGGATCACGGCGAGGACCCTCCGGAGACACCGGACTGGTATGGCTATCGGGTGCTTTAG
- a CDS encoding molecular chaperone DnaJ, whose product MAKTTGFGGSDGGGSGKRGSGGKRKPGKSNHRREQCPMGRDPDIDAIKARQSLGLPLTGRLTEQQVKRAHKLLAVQHHPDKGGDPEMMTRFNNARDVLLEPEMEAIPG is encoded by the coding sequence GTGGCGAAGACGACGGGGTTCGGTGGCAGTGACGGCGGCGGCAGCGGCAAGCGTGGCAGCGGCGGCAAGCGAAAACCCGGCAAGTCGAATCACCGGCGTGAGCAGTGCCCGATGGGCCGCGATCCCGACATTGATGCGATCAAGGCCCGTCAAAGCCTCGGTCTGCCGCTCACCGGTCGTCTCACCGAGCAGCAGGTGAAGCGTGCTCACAAGCTGCTCGCGGTGCAGCACCACCCCGACAAGGGCGGAGATCCGGAGATGATGACCCGATTCAACAACGCTCGCGACGTTCTGCTCGAACCTGAGATGGAAGCGATCCCGGGCTGA
- a CDS encoding adenylosuccinate lyase — MFWTPYADWIYTVVSLSGLLLICWLVIGRSNG, encoded by the coding sequence CTGTTCTGGACCCCGTATGCCGACTGGATCTACACGGTGGTGAGCCTCAGCGGACTGCTGCTGATCTGCTGGCTGGTGATCGGGCGCAGCAACGGCTGA
- a CDS encoding PAP/fibrillin family protein produces MTQTRNTLLERLRHDPSAKDLPQLVERLEQEQPADLPLDADLLSGVWELRWSSSTQPWLKQAPWLDNLQALDPENGRGCNLLRLRGALGVLAGISVQADLKQLEGCRVEVRFRRGGWVGPQLPGGGRLQLLRDVQQSFPAWLDITVLDQQLRICRGNAGTTFALLRRDDLSLNDLFDT; encoded by the coding sequence GTGACACAGACGCGGAACACACTGCTGGAGCGGCTGCGCCACGACCCTTCCGCCAAGGATCTGCCCCAGCTGGTGGAGCGGTTGGAACAGGAGCAGCCGGCGGACCTGCCCCTTGACGCTGATCTGCTGAGCGGGGTCTGGGAGCTGCGCTGGAGCAGCTCGACGCAACCCTGGCTGAAACAGGCTCCCTGGCTGGACAACCTGCAGGCCCTGGATCCGGAGAATGGGCGCGGCTGCAACCTGCTGCGGCTGAGAGGTGCTCTGGGGGTTCTCGCCGGCATCAGCGTTCAGGCCGATCTGAAACAGCTGGAGGGATGTCGTGTGGAGGTCCGCTTCCGCCGCGGAGGCTGGGTGGGACCGCAGCTGCCCGGTGGAGGACGCCTGCAACTGCTGCGGGATGTGCAGCAGAGCTTCCCGGCCTGGCTCGACATCACCGTGCTGGATCAGCAGCTGCGCATCTGCCGCGGCAATGCCGGCACCACGTTCGCCCTGCTGCGTCGAGACGATCTGTCCCTGAACGACCTGTTCGACACCTGA
- a CDS encoding peroxiredoxin-like family protein yields the protein MTPPQPLLDRLAEIPGMQRGCRRLVLLFSQLGDFDSLEYAQALVPALPSLDRAGIRLLAIGIGDSAGAERFATFTGFPRDRLQVESDAQLHRACGLYEGLATGAGAWPDLLLMCAGFGSPGTLAEVFRGYSGDRSAAQRFDSPLFRLAGGDGFQRPFELATVRLNNMIEVLGRWRRYVPDDRWMCQRGGTFLLEEDDSLLYEHRDRGILGFSETMNRPLQFLDPYLAV from the coding sequence ATGACCCCACCTCAGCCCCTGCTGGACCGTCTCGCTGAAATCCCCGGAATGCAGCGGGGTTGCCGGCGACTGGTGCTGCTGTTCAGTCAGCTCGGGGATTTCGACTCCCTGGAGTACGCCCAGGCGTTGGTGCCGGCACTTCCTTCTCTGGATCGGGCCGGCATCCGCCTGCTGGCCATCGGCATCGGGGATTCTGCTGGAGCCGAGCGTTTTGCGACCTTCACCGGCTTTCCCCGCGATCGGCTGCAGGTGGAGAGCGATGCGCAGCTGCACCGCGCCTGTGGTCTGTACGAAGGACTCGCCACCGGGGCAGGTGCCTGGCCTGATCTGCTGCTGATGTGCGCCGGGTTCGGCTCCCCTGGGACCCTCGCCGAGGTGTTCCGTGGTTACAGCGGCGATCGCTCGGCAGCGCAGCGGTTTGACAGCCCCCTGTTCCGGCTTGCTGGGGGCGACGGGTTCCAGAGACCGTTCGAACTGGCCACGGTGCGGTTGAACAACATGATCGAGGTGCTGGGTCGCTGGCGCCGATATGTGCCGGACGATCGCTGGATGTGTCAGCGCGGCGGCACCTTTCTGCTCGAAGAGGACGATTCCCTGCTCTACGAGCATCGCGATCGCGGCATCCTCGGGTTCTCCGAAACGATGAATCGTCCGCTCCAGTTTCTGGATCCCTATCTGGCGGTCTGA